A region from the Candidatus Thiothrix putei genome encodes:
- a CDS encoding AAA family ATPase: MKIPYGESNFKTVISGGYVYVDKTATITQLEEAGKYLFLLRPRRFGKSLFLSMLEYYYDVAYRDEFDTLFGRLAIGQNPTPLHNSYQVLFMDFSGIDTDAGHDAILQRINDKLDTYLLSFLLRYGHATEIQTKVTEKNSPAAKMEYFMDAMSGQKLLLLIDEYDHFANSILAADMKLFLRVMGKGGFVRSFYETLKTATQRGTLDRLFVTGVTPIMLDSMTSGFNIGQNLSLHEGFNEAIGFTKTEVSNLLQPLADSCPVALEQLLADVTRWYNGYRFNIKAPETVYNANMVLYFVKNFDLRNCEYPDPMMDENIASDYGKIMGMFSIGNRDVNFAVLDELINTEAVTALQRRKFEFDKGFDRDDFISLLAYMGFVTLERKTLAGETFVIPNYAIREFYFHYFKVELERRNQISIPNQALRLAVEKLALYANIQPLMDEMVRALQLLSNRDAMGMDEKHVKVLLLTLLYQTQIYFVQSERELNRRYPDILLLERNPIAVPHQHLIELKYSKKSDKAAGWAAKKQEGIEQVQGYLQLPEIAALKNLVAWLLVTDGERVEVVNFSFPEGNA; this comes from the coding sequence CCCAGTTGGAAGAAGCAGGCAAATACTTGTTTCTGCTGCGCCCGCGCCGTTTCGGTAAAAGCCTGTTTTTATCGATGCTCGAATATTATTACGACGTGGCGTATCGGGATGAATTCGATACCCTGTTTGGTCGCTTGGCTATTGGGCAAAATCCCACCCCGTTGCACAACAGCTATCAGGTGCTGTTTATGGATTTCAGCGGCATTGATACCGATGCAGGGCATGATGCCATTTTGCAACGTATCAATGACAAACTGGACACTTACCTCCTGAGTTTTTTGCTGCGGTATGGTCACGCGACCGAAATACAAACCAAGGTCACTGAAAAAAACTCTCCCGCAGCCAAGATGGAATATTTCATGGATGCGATGTCCGGGCAAAAGCTGTTGCTGCTGATCGACGAATACGACCATTTTGCTAACAGCATTCTGGCTGCTGATATGAAACTGTTCTTGCGGGTCATGGGCAAAGGCGGCTTTGTGCGCAGCTTTTACGAAACGCTCAAAACCGCCACGCAACGCGGCACGCTGGATCGGCTGTTCGTCACCGGCGTTACCCCCATTATGCTGGATAGCATGACCAGCGGTTTTAATATCGGGCAAAATCTCTCGCTGCATGAAGGTTTCAACGAAGCGATTGGTTTTACCAAAACGGAAGTCAGCAATTTGCTGCAACCGTTGGCAGACAGTTGCCCGGTGGCGTTGGAACAGTTACTGGCGGACGTCACCCGCTGGTACAACGGCTACCGTTTCAACATCAAAGCCCCTGAAACGGTCTACAACGCCAATATGGTGCTGTATTTCGTGAAGAATTTTGATCTGCGCAACTGTGAATACCCCGACCCAATGATGGATGAAAACATTGCCTCCGATTACGGCAAAATCATGGGCATGTTCAGCATTGGCAACCGCGACGTGAATTTTGCGGTGCTGGATGAGCTGATCAATACCGAGGCAGTGACCGCATTGCAACGCCGTAAGTTTGAATTCGACAAAGGTTTTGATCGTGACGATTTCATCAGCCTGCTGGCGTATATGGGCTTTGTCACGCTGGAACGCAAAACCTTGGCGGGTGAAACATTCGTCATTCCCAATTACGCCATCCGCGAGTTTTACTTCCATTATTTCAAGGTGGAACTGGAACGCCGCAACCAGATCAGCATCCCCAATCAGGCATTGCGGCTGGCGGTGGAAAAGCTGGCGCTGTACGCCAACATCCAGCCCTTGATGGATGAAATGGTGCGTGCCTTGCAACTGCTTTCCAACCGTGATGCGATGGGGATGGATGAAAAGCACGTCAAGGTGCTGCTGCTGACGCTGTTGTATCAGACACAAATCTATTTCGTGCAAAGCGAACGTGAACTCAACCGCCGTTACCCCGACATTTTGCTGCTGGAACGCAACCCCATCGCAGTGCCGCACCAGCATTTGATCGAACTGAAATACAGCAAGAAAAGCGATAAGGCAGCGGGTTGGGCAGCCAAAAAGCAGGAAGGTATCGAGCAGGTGCAAGGCTATTTGCAACTGCCGGAAATTGCTGCGCTGAAAAACCTTGTTGCATGGCTGCTGGTCACGGATGGCGAGCGAGTGGAAGTGGTCAACTTTTCATTCCCGGAAGGCAACGCATGA